A genome region from Candidatus Manganitrophaceae bacterium includes the following:
- a CDS encoding NAD(P)H-hydrate dehydratase: METMKIVTADEIKLLDREATSEYKIPSLLLMENAARGLVDHIEAAFGPVKQKRIVILAGGGNNGGDGIAAARHLRMRGAEAIIYLLSEIEKFEGDARTSLDIWIATGGLLEVVGTFSWECLKEDLQKSDLVIDALLGTGLSHTVEGDYAEAIAAINASDQPVISVDIPSGISSDTGEIFGVAVKADWTFIIALPKRGHFVRAGLEHCGKWEVVDIGIPPALIDRAEINVDLITQEMMQHLPPRRTKGMHKGNMGHLLLIAGSVGTLGAAQMASLAAMRCGTGLVTVALPATVAASNVPFPMEVMTLPLPETNEGTLSLASEKKLLQGIEGKTAIAVGPGLSRHPETQHLVRNLIRQVSIPMIIDADGINAIATDLSILDEKRSRLILTPHPGEMGRLMGTNSDDVQSDRFKIAEEFAKKWDVVLVLKGAHTIVATPDGLLRVNNNGNPTMATAGVGDALTGMIAGLVAQGIMPQDAATLGVYLHGLAGDLAAEVLGEGSLITSDLIGKIPEAIATHLGKGKHDTD; encoded by the coding sequence ATGGAAACAATGAAAATTGTCACAGCAGATGAGATAAAATTGCTCGACCGGGAAGCCACTTCCGAGTACAAGATCCCCTCCCTCCTCCTCATGGAAAATGCGGCGAGGGGCCTGGTGGATCATATTGAAGCGGCCTTCGGCCCTGTAAAACAAAAGCGGATCGTAATCCTGGCAGGCGGGGGGAATAACGGGGGAGATGGGATTGCAGCGGCGCGGCATCTCCGGATGCGTGGGGCGGAAGCGATCATCTACCTCCTCTCCGAGATTGAAAAATTTGAAGGGGATGCCAGAACATCACTCGATATATGGATTGCAACCGGCGGTCTTCTGGAAGTTGTCGGTACCTTTTCGTGGGAATGTCTCAAGGAGGACCTCCAGAAAAGTGACCTGGTCATTGATGCCCTTCTGGGAACAGGCCTCTCTCATACGGTCGAGGGAGACTATGCCGAGGCCATTGCAGCGATCAACGCGTCCGACCAACCTGTCATCTCGGTCGATATTCCCTCCGGAATTTCTTCTGATACCGGAGAGATCTTTGGCGTCGCAGTGAAAGCCGACTGGACCTTTATCATCGCCTTGCCAAAACGCGGTCATTTTGTCCGTGCCGGGCTTGAACATTGTGGAAAGTGGGAGGTTGTCGATATCGGGATTCCTCCAGCCTTGATTGACCGAGCTGAGATCAATGTCGACCTCATTACCCAAGAAATGATGCAGCATCTTCCCCCGCGCCGCACCAAAGGGATGCATAAAGGAAACATGGGGCATCTCCTCCTGATTGCCGGCTCTGTCGGAACACTGGGGGCAGCGCAAATGGCCAGTCTGGCGGCGATGCGTTGCGGCACCGGACTGGTCACGGTGGCCCTCCCGGCCACGGTCGCCGCATCAAATGTCCCCTTCCCCATGGAGGTCATGACGCTTCCACTTCCGGAGACGAACGAAGGCACGCTTTCCCTGGCCTCTGAGAAAAAACTCCTCCAGGGGATTGAGGGAAAGACCGCCATTGCCGTCGGACCCGGTTTATCACGCCATCCGGAAACCCAGCATCTTGTCAGAAACCTGATTCGTCAAGTCTCCATTCCAATGATTATTGATGCGGACGGAATCAATGCCATCGCTACGGATCTTTCCATCCTGGACGAAAAACGGAGTCGGCTCATCCTGACACCGCATCCAGGTGAGATGGGACGGCTCATGGGAACGAATTCCGACGATGTCCAGTCGGATCGCTTCAAGATTGCAGAAGAATTCGCAAAAAAGTGGGACGTCGTCCTCGTACTAAAAGGGGCACATACCATCGTCGCCACACCCGATGGCTTGCTTCGGGTCAACAACAACGGGAACCCGACCATGGCGACCGCCGGGGTTGGAGATGCCCTGACCGGAATGATCGCCGGATTGGTCGCGCAAGGGATTATGCCGCAGGATGCCGCAACACTGGGGGTCTACCTGCATGGTCTTGCAGGGGATCTGGCCGCTGAAGTCCTGGGCGAGGGAAGCCTGATCACCTCTGATCTCATCGGGAAAATCCCAGAGGCTATTGCAACACATCTTGGAAAGGGTAAACATGACACAGACTGA
- a CDS encoding pyridoxine 5'-phosphate synthase has protein sequence MTRLGVNVDHVATLREARRGAEPDPVAAAILAELAGADGIVVHLREDRRHIQDRDVRILRETIRTALDLEMAATEEMVRIALDIKPPLVTLVPESRQELTTEGGLNLIASREKLEKVIHHLHEAGITVSLFIDPDPIQIKGAHKVSADRVEIHTGPYANSRGNAQKTELHQIMEAAKLASKLGMGVSAGHGLDYVNVAAVARIPEIEELNIGHSIISRAVLVGMEAAVSKIKSLMQRS, from the coding sequence ATGACAAGACTTGGGGTCAATGTGGACCATGTTGCAACCCTTCGTGAAGCGCGGAGAGGGGCGGAGCCTGATCCGGTCGCGGCGGCGATTCTGGCCGAGTTGGCCGGGGCCGACGGCATTGTCGTCCATCTCCGGGAAGACCGAAGGCACATTCAGGATCGGGATGTCCGGATTCTCCGTGAAACCATCCGGACAGCGCTTGACTTGGAAATGGCCGCGACGGAGGAGATGGTCCGGATCGCCCTGGACATCAAGCCGCCTCTGGTCACATTGGTCCCGGAAAGCAGACAGGAACTAACCACCGAAGGCGGGCTGAACCTGATTGCCTCCCGCGAGAAACTGGAAAAAGTGATCCATCATCTTCACGAAGCGGGGATTACCGTCTCCCTTTTCATTGATCCGGACCCCATCCAGATCAAAGGGGCACACAAGGTCTCGGCCGACCGGGTGGAAATCCATACCGGTCCTTATGCAAACAGCAGAGGCAATGCCCAGAAGACTGAACTTCATCAGATCATGGAAGCAGCGAAGCTCGCCTCAAAACTGGGGATGGGGGTCAGCGCGGGGCATGGTCTCGATTATGTGAATGTGGCGGCGGTCGCACGGATTCCGGAGATTGAAGAGCTGAATATCGGCCATAGCATTATTTCCCGTGCCGTTCTTGTGGGGATGGAAGCGGCTGTCAGTAAAATAAAATCCCTAATGCAGCGGAGTTAA
- a CDS encoding protein BatD, protein MVMHRHNLIGEAKYDSETKYAALVAFILILHLLSGLSSGWAATIHAELDRNRVSINESFTLVFETDGSVDGDPDFEPIKKHFEILQKSQGSTMEIINGQFAQRKRWTLTLMGREIGFFTIPPISFGKDKSLGLRIDIEKMKTSRDIKLEPLFLEVSIDPVVAYVQSQTIYTVRLYHSVTLLSGKLSEPKVSDTDVVIEKLGKDREFETTRRGRNYRVVERRYAIFPQQSGRIKIDPITFAGQMASRSRSNFNPFPGGGPIKRLRSKALELEVHPVPQNKVRGRWLPAKNLRIVEAWPEGKDGAALSKVGEPVTWTLTLIAEGLTAAQLPEISPGFPEGFKSYPDQPVLTDETTHEGLIGFRQERIALIPTKAGSFLLPAIEVPWWNTTTERMEKTRLPERLIKVAPADPGEQPGPSGLFEDEAEADVQLAERTASKESSGRSDFWSWISLVLALGWTVTLILWWGTRQRPSADPMPDSENPTLPGINQIKRKLKKACVQNQAHEAKETLLTWAQILRPPIRITSLGELGKQVGQALSEEISRLNGVLYSRTSAPWQDGPGLWAAFEEEISAKQPKSGRKTEVLAPMTPRP, encoded by the coding sequence ATGGTAATGCATCGGCATAATCTCATCGGAGAGGCAAAGTATGACAGCGAGACAAAATATGCCGCGCTTGTTGCTTTCATCCTGATCCTTCACTTGCTCTCCGGTCTTTCCTCCGGATGGGCCGCGACGATCCATGCGGAACTCGACCGGAACCGCGTCTCCATCAATGAGTCTTTCACCCTGGTTTTTGAGACAGACGGCTCCGTGGACGGCGATCCGGATTTTGAACCCATCAAAAAACACTTTGAGATCCTGCAGAAAAGTCAGGGAAGTACCATGGAGATTATCAACGGGCAGTTCGCTCAAAGAAAGCGATGGACCCTGACGCTCATGGGGAGAGAAATCGGGTTTTTTACAATACCGCCGATCTCATTCGGAAAGGATAAAAGTCTCGGTCTCCGGATTGATATAGAAAAAATGAAGACATCCCGGGATATAAAACTGGAACCGCTCTTCCTGGAGGTCTCGATCGACCCGGTAGTCGCCTATGTCCAATCACAAACGATCTATACCGTCCGTCTCTACCATTCAGTAACCCTTCTGAGTGGAAAGCTTTCAGAGCCAAAAGTGAGTGATACCGATGTGGTCATTGAAAAATTGGGAAAAGACCGGGAATTTGAAACAACCCGGCGTGGAAGAAACTACAGGGTGGTTGAAAGACGTTATGCGATTTTTCCGCAGCAGAGCGGTCGCATAAAGATTGATCCGATCACCTTTGCGGGGCAAATGGCCTCCCGTTCAAGATCGAATTTCAATCCATTTCCAGGGGGCGGCCCGATCAAGCGTTTGCGCTCCAAAGCCCTCGAACTCGAGGTTCATCCGGTTCCTCAGAATAAAGTCCGAGGCAGATGGCTTCCCGCCAAAAACCTTCGGATTGTGGAGGCCTGGCCGGAAGGAAAAGATGGCGCGGCGCTGTCAAAAGTCGGAGAACCGGTCACCTGGACATTAACCTTGATCGCAGAAGGATTAACAGCAGCGCAATTGCCGGAGATTTCTCCCGGTTTTCCTGAGGGTTTTAAATCCTACCCGGATCAGCCCGTCTTGACCGATGAGACAACACATGAGGGGCTGATCGGATTCCGCCAGGAAAGAATTGCACTCATCCCGACGAAGGCAGGGTCCTTTCTCCTCCCGGCCATAGAAGTCCCCTGGTGGAATACAACGACAGAACGGATGGAGAAGACCCGTTTGCCGGAACGCCTCATTAAGGTTGCCCCGGCTGATCCGGGGGAGCAACCCGGCCCATCCGGTCTTTTTGAGGACGAGGCCGAAGCTGACGTCCAATTGGCAGAAAGAACCGCCTCAAAAGAGTCATCAGGGCGTTCCGATTTTTGGTCCTGGATCAGCCTGGTTCTTGCCCTGGGATGGACGGTCACCCTGATTCTATGGTGGGGCACCAGACAAAGACCCTCGGCCGATCCCATGCCGGACTCTGAAAATCCGACCCTACCTGGGATCAACCAAATCAAACGGAAACTCAAAAAAGCCTGCGTACAGAATCAGGCCCATGAGGCCAAAGAAACCCTGTTGACCTGGGCACAGATCCTCCGCCCCCCGATACGGATCACAAGCCTGGGCGAACTGGGGAAGCAAGTGGGCCAGGCTCTATCAGAAGAAATCAGCCGCCTCAATGGGGTACTTTATAGTCGAACCTCAGCTCCCTGGCAGGATGGGCCGGGATTATGGGCTGCGTTTGAAGAGGAAATATCAGCCAAGCAACCCAAGAGCGGACGCAAGACGGAAGTCTTGGCACCCATGACACCCAGGCCATAA
- a CDS encoding VWA domain-containing protein, protein MIHFGWPWLFLFIPLPWLFRRFLPAAAPSQEAALHVPFMEAFVEARSGSAEFKMGRRILWFAFLAWLLLVTAAARPQWRGEPLVLPISGRNLILAVDLSGSMMAEDFEMNGRMVNRLIATQAVAGAFIERRVGDRLGLILFGKQAYLQTPLTFDRKTVRTLLQEAVVGLAGQETAIGDAIGLAVKRLKKNKTADQVLILLTDGANTAGEVTPIKAAALAKAEGLKIYTVGIGADEMMVRSFFGTRKVNPSADLDEKTLKAIAAETGGRYFRARNTKEFEEIYKLLDTLEPIEQEKQVFRPRMALYPWPLGGALLIAALVLLKRSLPNMRLGSLENKTG, encoded by the coding sequence ATGATCCATTTTGGATGGCCCTGGCTTTTTCTCTTCATCCCCCTGCCCTGGCTTTTTCGACGTTTTCTGCCTGCGGCTGCCCCTTCACAAGAGGCCGCGCTTCACGTTCCTTTCATGGAGGCCTTCGTGGAGGCTCGGTCCGGCTCAGCAGAGTTCAAAATGGGTCGCCGCATCTTATGGTTCGCCTTCCTGGCCTGGTTGCTGCTCGTCACAGCCGCCGCCCGTCCTCAGTGGCGAGGAGAGCCTCTTGTCCTGCCAATCAGCGGGCGGAACTTAATATTAGCGGTGGACCTCTCAGGAAGTATGATGGCGGAAGATTTCGAGATGAATGGCCGGATGGTCAACCGTCTTATTGCAACGCAAGCCGTGGCAGGTGCCTTTATCGAACGCCGCGTGGGAGATCGTCTCGGCCTGATCCTCTTCGGAAAACAGGCCTATCTACAGACCCCCCTGACCTTTGACCGAAAAACAGTACGAACTCTGCTGCAGGAAGCCGTCGTTGGGCTCGCAGGACAGGAAACCGCCATCGGAGATGCCATAGGACTGGCGGTAAAACGATTAAAAAAGAACAAGACTGCAGACCAGGTCCTCATACTTCTGACGGACGGGGCGAATACCGCGGGTGAAGTAACACCCATCAAGGCAGCGGCCTTGGCAAAAGCGGAAGGTTTGAAGATTTACACGGTCGGGATCGGAGCCGATGAGATGATGGTCCGTTCTTTTTTTGGGACACGCAAAGTAAATCCCTCGGCCGATCTCGACGAGAAAACCTTGAAGGCCATTGCCGCGGAGACCGGCGGGCGCTACTTTCGCGCCCGAAATACAAAGGAGTTTGAGGAGATCTATAAATTACTGGATACCCTGGAACCCATTGAGCAGGAAAAGCAGGTATTTCGCCCAAGAATGGCGCTTTATCCCTGGCCTCTAGGCGGGGCGCTGCTCATCGCGGCCCTGGTACTCCTGAAGAGAAGCCTCCCGAATATGCGATTGGGTTCATTGGAAAATAAGACAGGTTGA
- a CDS encoding DUF4381 domain-containing protein codes for MGEGSALQLRDIHLPDPVSWWPPAPGWWGLITLALLFFLALRAFLKMKKARRVRVAALKELELLSTTFTQAQDAHHLVKALSVLLRRICLSYYPRFDVAGLTGEAWLHFLDQHFEEEKGHGRFSKSLGRSLITAPYQAKAEIDGLGLLNLCKDWITALPPLGSLPRGGSR; via the coding sequence ATGGGAGAAGGCTCTGCTTTGCAGTTGCGTGACATCCACCTCCCCGATCCGGTTTCCTGGTGGCCGCCTGCCCCGGGCTGGTGGGGACTGATCACCCTGGCCCTGTTATTTTTTCTGGCCCTCCGTGCCTTCCTGAAAATGAAAAAGGCCCGCCGGGTCAGGGTGGCCGCCTTAAAAGAATTGGAGTTGTTATCTACCACTTTTACCCAGGCTCAGGATGCGCATCACCTGGTCAAGGCGCTATCCGTTTTATTGCGACGCATCTGCCTGAGCTATTATCCCCGCTTCGATGTGGCCGGACTCACCGGAGAAGCCTGGCTCCACTTCCTTGATCAGCATTTCGAGGAAGAAAAAGGGCATGGCCGTTTTAGTAAGAGCCTCGGGCGCAGCCTGATCACCGCCCCCTATCAGGCAAAAGCCGAGATTGATGGCTTAGGCTTACTGAATCTCTGCAAAGACTGGATCACGGCCTTGCCGCCGCTTGGAAGTCTGCCGCGCGGGGGGTCAAGATGA
- a CDS encoding holo-ACP synthase — translation MSIVGIGIDLVKISRLEEITQRWGDRFLNRVFTPSERDYCLQHKRPHIHFSARFAVKEAALKALGTGLREGIRWKDVETVNDPNGKPELRMYGKTRRLAEAQKVSKVFTSMTHDHDYAIAQVILEQNG, via the coding sequence ATGAGTATTGTTGGCATCGGCATCGATCTGGTTAAAATCTCACGCCTTGAAGAGATAACGCAGCGCTGGGGAGATCGCTTTCTGAATCGGGTCTTCACTCCTTCCGAGCGTGACTATTGTCTTCAACACAAGCGCCCTCACATTCACTTCTCCGCACGGTTTGCGGTGAAAGAGGCCGCGTTGAAGGCCCTAGGAACCGGCCTCCGGGAGGGAATCCGCTGGAAAGATGTCGAAACCGTCAACGACCCGAATGGAAAACCTGAGCTCAGGATGTATGGGAAAACACGGCGGCTTGCTGAGGCGCAAAAGGTATCGAAGGTCTTTACCAGCATGACGCACGATCATGACTATGCCATTGCACAGGTTATTCTCGAACAGAATGGGTAA
- a CDS encoding VWA domain-containing protein, with protein MINDFHFLRPLWLMGLPVLATLLWLYSRRQAVSRSWRAVCDPVLLSHLLVGGSERSKSGSSLSLMAISGGLALFALSGPAWKQLEQPVFRDQSALVLVLDLSRSMDATDITPSRLTRARHKVVDILKKRREGQTALVIYAADAFVVSPLTQDAATIISQVSALETTLLPRQGSRPDLALKKAGQLLKQSGIPRGHILMIMDGLENAPKEGVEAAMAILKSQNALVSILGVGSLTGAPIKLAQGGFLRDKKEAIVISKLEENALMTLARQGGGRYHRLSLDDRDISRFFETTTAGRFEKQEEEANLKADRWLEEGPWLLLLLLPFAALVFRRGHLASIVFISGLTLVGLPPTAEALDWEGLWSRQDQQAARIYAQGEEDLAAKLFIDPAWKATAHYRAGQYQKSIETLEGLQTPDALYNKGNALARMGQLPEAIQAYDEALNLDPKHEDAGYNKEQLLQQMAQQNQDQENQSQGEPSGDKNGEAQNQSGENQSGDSQEGEESQDPQESQNASSENQGDEEASRKEQNTEDPGNRDNSEERPDTQQAQERDKDQLEEQSGPSLAQLEPGEHDESEQAIEQWLRRIPDDPGGLLRRKFLFQSQQQTRTRPEEKKW; from the coding sequence ATGATCAATGACTTTCATTTCCTGCGTCCGTTATGGTTGATGGGACTCCCGGTCCTCGCCACTCTGTTGTGGTTATACTCTCGTCGTCAGGCGGTCAGCAGGAGTTGGCGAGCGGTCTGCGACCCGGTATTGCTAAGCCATTTGCTCGTGGGGGGATCAGAGAGATCGAAAAGTGGTTCAAGCCTGTCTCTCATGGCAATCAGCGGCGGGCTCGCCCTTTTTGCCCTGTCAGGACCTGCCTGGAAACAGCTGGAACAACCGGTCTTTCGTGATCAATCCGCCCTGGTTCTGGTCCTGGACCTCTCCAGGTCGATGGATGCCACCGACATCACGCCCAGCCGTCTGACGCGCGCCCGGCACAAGGTGGTTGATATCCTGAAAAAACGCCGTGAAGGCCAGACGGCCCTGGTTATTTACGCAGCAGATGCCTTCGTGGTCAGCCCCTTGACGCAGGATGCGGCAACAATCATCTCGCAGGTCTCAGCACTCGAGACAACATTGCTTCCACGACAAGGAAGCCGACCCGACCTTGCGCTTAAAAAAGCAGGACAGCTTTTAAAACAGTCCGGTATCCCCAGGGGACATATTCTAATGATTATGGATGGCCTGGAGAATGCCCCGAAGGAGGGGGTCGAAGCGGCGATGGCAATACTAAAAAGCCAGAACGCCCTTGTTTCCATACTCGGGGTCGGCAGTCTGACGGGCGCGCCGATCAAGTTGGCCCAGGGCGGCTTCTTACGGGATAAAAAAGAGGCGATCGTCATTTCAAAGCTGGAGGAAAATGCCCTGATGACACTCGCAAGACAGGGGGGTGGACGCTACCATCGCCTGTCTCTGGACGATCGGGACATCAGTCGTTTTTTTGAGACCACGACCGCGGGTCGATTTGAAAAACAGGAAGAGGAGGCCAACTTAAAGGCAGACCGCTGGCTGGAAGAAGGACCCTGGCTTCTCCTGCTGCTTCTGCCCTTTGCCGCCCTTGTTTTTCGCCGCGGACATCTTGCAAGCATTGTATTCATCTCAGGATTAACCCTGGTCGGCCTTCCACCTACGGCCGAGGCCCTCGACTGGGAAGGGCTCTGGTCACGACAGGATCAACAAGCGGCACGTATTTATGCCCAGGGAGAAGAAGACCTTGCAGCGAAACTTTTCATCGACCCGGCATGGAAAGCAACCGCGCATTACCGCGCGGGGCAATATCAGAAAAGTATCGAGACCCTTGAGGGACTTCAAACGCCGGATGCCCTCTATAACAAAGGGAATGCATTGGCACGCATGGGCCAGTTGCCCGAAGCGATCCAGGCCTATGATGAAGCCTTGAACCTTGATCCCAAACACGAAGACGCCGGTTACAACAAAGAACAGTTGCTGCAACAGATGGCCCAGCAGAATCAGGACCAGGAAAATCAATCACAGGGAGAACCTTCTGGAGATAAAAACGGAGAGGCTCAAAATCAATCGGGGGAGAACCAGTCCGGTGACAGTCAAGAAGGAGAAGAGTCGCAAGACCCGCAGGAGAGTCAAAATGCTTCATCCGAAAATCAAGGGGATGAGGAGGCTTCAAGGAAAGAGCAAAATACCGAAGATCCCGGGAACAGGGATAATTCCGAAGAGCGCCCTGATACACAACAGGCACAAGAACGGGATAAAGATCAATTGGAAGAACAGAGCGGTCCTTCCCTCGCTCAGCTTGAGCCAGGTGAACACGATGAATCCGAGCAGGCCATTGAACAATGGCTCCGGAGAATCCCGGATGATCCCGGCGGGCTCCTGCGCCGAAAATTCCTCTTTCAATCCCAACAACAGACGAGAACAAGACCTGAGGAAAAAAAATGGTAA
- a CDS encoding peptide chain release factor-like protein yields MEKQVVIHTYRATGPGGQHRNVTDSGVRIVHRLSGITVTATESRSQHRNKDKAYERLIQRLKKMNHREKPRVPTRKSHNVRERILKEKDLLQKKKRLRKPPGPED; encoded by the coding sequence CTGGAGAAACAGGTGGTCATTCATACCTATAGGGCGACCGGACCCGGAGGGCAACACCGCAATGTGACCGACTCCGGCGTGCGCATCGTACACCGGCTTTCCGGCATCACGGTGACGGCAACCGAGTCCCGTTCACAACATCGCAACAAGGACAAGGCCTATGAACGATTGATCCAGCGATTAAAGAAAATGAACCATCGGGAAAAACCCCGGGTTCCAACAAGAAAGTCCCACAACGTCCGCGAAAGAATCCTGAAAGAAAAGGATCTCCTCCAGAAGAAAAAAAGATTGCGCAAGCCGCCCGGCCCGGAGGATTGA